The stretch of DNA CGGGAGATGCCTGACCTCGGCCTCCTCGGCCTCCTTCGCCGGCTCCCCGGCCGCCTCCTCCTCCACTTCCTCGCCCCTGGACCGCTTGGCCGCGCGCACGCTCTTCTCCAGGGCGGCCATCAGGTCGAGGACCTTCCCGCCGGGGGCAGGCTCGGGGGCCTCGGGGGGCGCCTCGCCCGCGGTCTTGGCGGCGATGACCTCCTCCAGCGCCTCGCGGTACTCGTCGTGGAGGTCCTGGATGTCGACCTCGCCCAGGGTGTCCATGAGGGCGTCGGCGAGGTCCAGTTCCTTGTCGCGGACGGTGACGTCGACGTCCGGGGCCACGCCCTGGGGGACGCGGATCTCGTCGGGCCAGAGCAGGCCGTGCATGGCGATGACGTCGTCGACCACGCGGAGCATGCCCAGGCGCTCGCGGCCGCGCAGGGCGAACTTCGCGATCGCCACCTTCTGGCTGCGCTTGAGGGCCTCGCGCAGCAGGGTGTACGGCTTGGCGGCGGGGGCGCCGCTCGCGGCCAGGTAGTACGCGTTCTCCATCTGGAGCGGGTCGATCCGGTCGGCCGGGACGAAGGCCACGATGTCGATCGTCTTCGCGGTGGGCAACGGCAGGTGGGCCAGGTCCTCGTCGGTGATCGGGATGATGCTGCCGTCCGCGTCCTCGTAGGCCTTGCCGATCTCCGCCTGGGTGACCTCGCGATCCTCCAGTTCGCACACCTTGCGGTAGCGGATGCGGCCGCCGTCCTCGGTGTGGATCTGGCGGAAGGAGATGGTGTGGCTCTCGGTCGCGTTCACGAGCTTGATCGGGATGCTGACCAGGCCGAACGAGATGGCGCCGTTCCAAATGGATCGCACGTGCAGAACCTTCCGGATGGATCAGTACGAACTGCGTGACCTGTCTGAGCTGCCTGTTCCGCTTGGTCTGTTTCTCATGGTTCAAGTAGTTTCCATGGTTTTCTTATCGTATGGCGCCGATCACGGAGGTGGAGGGGCGACGGCTCGCGCTCAGCAACCTGGACAAGGTGCTGTATCCCGCGAGCGGGTTCACCAAGGGGGAGGTGCTGCACTACTACGCGACGGCCGCCGACGCGCTGCTGCCCCATCTGCGGGACCGGCCGGTGTCCTTCCTGCGGTACCCGGACGGGCCGGACGGGCAGGTGTTCTTCGCCAAGAACGTGCCGCCGGGTACGCCCGAGTGGGTGACGACGACCGAGGTGCCGAGGTCGGCGGGGGCGGCCCGGATGGTCCTCGTGCAGGATCTGCCGAGTCTGATGTGGGCGGCCAACCTGGTGACCGAGTTCCACACCCCGCAGTGGCTGGCCGAGGCACCCGAGGAGGCCGACCGGCTGGTGTTCGACCTGGACCCCGGGGCGCCGGCGAGTGTCGTGGACTGCTGCCGGGTGGCGTTGTGGCTGCGGGAGCGGCTGGCCGAGGACGGGATCGAGGCGCACGCGAAGACGTCCGGATCGAAGGGGCTGCATCTGCTGGCCGCGGTACGGGGGGCTTCGAGCGCGCGGACGTCCGAGTACGCGAAGGGGCTCGCCGTGGAGGCGGAGCGTGCCATGCCCGATCTGGTGCTGCACCGGATGACGCGGAGTCTGCGCCCGGGGAAGGTGTTCGTCGACTGGAGTCAGAACGCGGCGCGGAAGACCACGGCGGCGCCCTACACGCTGCGGGCCCGCCGGGAGCCGGCGGTCTCGGCGCCGGTCACGTGGGAGGAGGTGGCGGGGTGCCGGGCGCCGGGGCGGCTGGAGTTCCGGGCGCGCGACATCGTGCCCCGTCTGCGGGACCACGGTGACCTGCTGGCCCCCCTGCTGGACCCTGGGCGCGCGGCCGCGCTGCCGTGAGAGGAAACCGCCGTCCGGTCACACCACTCGGGCGGCACCCGGCCGTCCGGTCACACCCGCTGGGGCGGCACCCGGCCGTCCGGTCTCACCGCTCGGGGGAACCAGGTCATCCGGTCACACCCGCTCGGCTCGGCCGCCGGGTCACACCCGCTCCCACGTCCTGCGGTCCCTCGCCATCGCGTGGAGTGCTTCCACGTCCGCCGGTTTCAGCAGGGCGCCCAGGCGGGTCAGGTTCCCCAGGTCGGCAGGTTCCAGGACGCGTACGCCCCTGGGCCGGGCGGTGACGCGGAGGGCGGCCGGGTCCGTCAGGACCAGGAGGGGGCGCACCTCGGCCGTCAGGGCGTAGGAGGCCCGGTCGGCCCGGCCGCGGAGGTCGCGCAGGAGGGGGGCGGGGTCGTGCCGGCCGAGGGCGACCATCGGGTCGTCGATGCGGACGCGCTGCTTGCGGGCGTACAGGGCGTGGACGGCGAAGAGGCCGCCGGGGCCGATGACCAGGTGGTGGATGCGGTCGCCGCCGGGCAGCGGGACGGAGTGGAGGGCGTGCCAGCCGGCGCCGTCGAGGTGGTCCAGGGCCTCGCCCACCGTCTGCTCGGCGGTCAGGGCGCGGCGGCGCGGGTCCGGGCGGATGCGGTGAGCGGGGGCGGGCTCGCGGTCCAGCGCGATCAGCAGCGCCTCGCCGGGGCGGTTGGGGGCCAGGTCGTCGTCCGGGTGCAGACTCAGGCGGGCGAGTTCGGCGGGGGTGGGCACAGGGGGCGGGCCCACCGCCACCGGGCCGGTGAGGAAGGGGCCCAGGGCCTGGAGCACGTCCTCCTGCTCGCCCTCGCTGAGGAGGTTGACCCGGGCGGCCTCACGGTCGTACCAGGCGATGTTCCTGCCGTCGGGCCGGCAGACGTACAGCCGTTCCTGTCCATGGCGCCAGGTCGGTATGACGCGCAGTCCGCGGTGTCCGCTCATGCACCATCACCCCCACGACCATGGGAACAGGCGGGGTGCTCCCGGGGCAAGAACTTGGCTACCTTGAGAGAGCCTGCCGTCGGACGCCCGACGCCGCCAGGCGGGCGGGAGCCCGAGGACGGGCTCCGATGGGGAGGGGGAGTTGGGGAGGCGCCGTTGCGAACCCACAGGAAGCAGCCCGACGTACCGGCTCCGGACAGCCCGTGGAGCGAGATCGTGCCCGGCATGTGGATGGGCGGGCACGAGTTCAGGACGCACTCCGGGCAACTGGAACTCGCCGTCGTGCGCGATGAGTTCGATCTTGTGCAGACCCTGCTCAGGCTGCCGGGACACGGGCCCGACCCGGGTGTCGAGCACCATGTGTGGCCGATACCCGACGGGCCGCTGGACGGGACGCAGCTCACCGGGGTGATGCGGCTGGCCCGGGCCGCCTGTGACGCGGTGGACCAGGACCGCCGGGTCCTCGTGCGCTGCTACTCCGGTTACAACCGCTCGGGGCTGGTGATCGCGCACGCGCTGGTCCGCCAGGGACGCTCCGCCGAGGAGGCGATCCGGCTGATCCGTGCCCGCCGCTCCCCCTGGGCGCTGCACAACGATCTGTTCGTCGACTATCTGCGGACGGGCCTGTCGACGGCACGGCTGCTGGAGGAGCTGGCCGAGTAACCGTTTCACCGAAGATGCGCTCCGACCGGCGGCCGCCCGCGGCCCCCCAGGGGAAACGAAAGCCCGTGAGCAAAAGGGACTTCCATACGAAACGAATAGGGTGTACGAGGCTGTTACCCGCGCCGTTCCCTCTCCCCAGCTCTCCTCCAGCCACCGGAGAAACGTGTACCGCAGACGCTCCGCCCTGGTCGCCGCCCTCGCCACCCTGCTGACGGCGACGACGGCTGCCTGCGGCGACGCGGGCGGGCTGCGCGGCGCGGGACCCACGCCGACCGCGGTCAGCCCGGCCCGGCTGTGGCCCTCGCTGCGCCCGGCGGCCAGCCCCGCCTGGCCCTACGACGAGATACAGATCGAGACGGTCAAGGGCGTCACCGCTCCCGGCGACGACATCCACGCGGTCGACCCGGTGGCCGTCGTACGGGCCGAGGTGGCCGCGCATCCGGACGCCTACACGAGCGCCAGGGCGCCGTACCAGGACACGGCCGACCGGCTCGCCGAGTGCGGCCGGGGGGAGGACCCGTCGCGGTGTCCCGTCATGCGGGCGTACTACCGGGACCTCACCGGTGACGGGCACGACGACATGGCACTGGGCTTCCGGCTGTACCCGACCAACCAGACCGCGGTGCGCGTCTACACCTTCGAGGGGCACCGGCTGCAGCAGGTGTTCGCCAACGACGACGCGGTGATCGGCGTGGAGCTGGCCGGACGGGCCGTGATCATCCGCTCGCCGGCCGGGATCGCCGGGTACGAGTACCGCACCACGTGGTCCTGGGACCCGGAGCAGCGGGCGATGGTGTTCTCGCGCGACGAGTTCCTGCGCACCGGCCGGCACCGGCCCACGCACGCGCGTACCCACTCGCCCCTCGCCGCCTCCCCGCTCCCGCCCACCCGCGCGCCCTCCCCCGCTCCCTCACCCGTCCCCTCCTCCCCCGCCCCCTCCTCCTCCGCGGGCGTGCGATGAGGGTCGCGCTGCCCCGGTGGGCCGGGACGCTCGCGGTGAAGTCCGCGGCCTTCATCACGGTGATGTGCTGCGCGCTCGCCGCGCTGCTCGGCGTTCTCGTGCACGTCTCGGTGACCGACCAGACCGTGGGACAGGCACGCACTCTCGCCCTGTCCCGGCTGAAGGACGCCACGACCGCGTTCGAGTCGGGCGACACGCTGCTGCCGGGCGCCGGCGTCGACCCCGAGGGCCTGCCGGAGCGACTGCGGCGGCTGGCGGCGAGCGGACAGCGCGGCACGATGGTCGACATGCACCACGGGCGCCCCACGATGTGGGCGGCCGGGCCCGCCGACCGGGGGCGGACGCTGGCCGTGGCGGTCGACTACTCGCAGCAGGCCCGCACCATCGACGCGCTGGACCAGTCCATCCTGTGGTCGTCGTTGCTCGCGATCGGGGCGACCCTGCTGGTCGGCGCGTTCGCGGTGACCCGGGTGACCCGGCGGCTGCACGCCACCGCGCGCGTGGCCCGGCGGATCAGCGCGGGCGACCTGGACGCGCGCGTGCACGACCCCCTGACGCGGGACGCGTCCCGCCCGCACGACGAGGTGGCCGCGGTCGCCGCGGCGCTGGACTCCATGGCGTCGTCGCTCCAGGGCAAGCTGCTGGCCGAGCAGCGGTTCACCGCGGACGTGGCGCACGAGTTGCGCACCCCGCTGACCGGGCTGCACGCGGCGGCCGAACTGCTGCCGCCGGGCCGCCCCACCGAACTGGTGCGCGACCGGGTGGCCGCGCTGCGCACGCTCACCGAGGACCTGCTGGAGATCTCCCGGCTGGACACCGGGCGGGAGCTGCCGGTCCTGGACACCGGGTACCTCGGCTCGGTGGCCGAGCGAGCGGTGCGGGCGGCGAGCGCGGCGGGGGCCGCCGCCGGGACGGACACGCGGGTCAGGGTCGTACGGGACGTGTACGTGGAGACCGACCGGCGGCGGCTGGAGCGGGTGCTGGGCAACCTCGTGGCCAACGCGCACAGCCACGGCCGGCCGCCGGTGGTGCTGACCGTGGACGGGCCGGTGGTCACCGTGCGGGACCACGGCGACGGCTACCCGGAGTACCTCGTGGCGCACGGCCCCCAGCGCTTCCGTACGGAGGGCGGCGCGACCGGGCACGGGCTCGGGCTGACCATCGCCCTGGGCCAGGCGGAGGTGCTGGGTGCCCGGCTGGAGTTCGCCAACGCGCCGGAGGGCGGGGCGGTGGCGACACTGACGCTTCCTCAGGAGCCGCCCGCGCCTTCGGGGCCGGACGCGGCCGGCGGCACCGTCCGGGATGACGCGGGACCGGCTGACACCGCGTCCAGGTGACCCGTCCCAGGGCGAGCCCGGCCCAGCGCCGGGTGACGCCTTCTCAGTCGGCTGCGCCCTGATGGCTCAGTGTGACGGGCCTCCGGGACACGGCACTCCTAATGTGGCGGTTAGTCAGATTCGCCCGTCCTCGAAGGGCGTCGCCGCCTCAGGTGGAGGTACTGCATGTCCCCGCTCTCCCCCCTCACCCGACTGGCCGTGGCGGCCGCCACCGGCGCCCTCCTCTCCACGGTCGCCGCGGCACCCGCCGCCGCCGACGACGGCGGCCGGAGCGGTCACCGGACGGCGGCCGCCCAGCACAGCACGCCACCCCGGCCGAGCACGGCCGGACAGGAAGACGGCACCCCCGACCACCGCCACCCGCGCTCCTACCGGGGCGTCGTCACGGCCCGCGGCGGGCTCGCCCTGCGCACCCACCCCGACCGCGACAGCAGGGTGCTCCAGGTGGCACGGCCGGGCCGGCTCGTGTGGATCCACTGCAAGACGCTGGGCCCGCGGGTGAACGGCAACCGCGTGTGGTACCTGCTCTCGGACGGCATCTGGGCGTGGGGCTCGGCGCGCCACATCGCCAACGTCGGGCCCTCGCCGCGCTGGTGCTGACACCCAGGGCGGACAAGCCGCTCCTTTTGAGTAGGTTCCGGACATGACCCAGGCCGGAACCGCCGTGGCAGCGACTGCCCCGTCCGCGCCCGCCGACCGCCTCCCCCGGCGCCGCGGCGTCGAACTCTTCCTCATCGTCCTCGCCGTCCTGCTGCCGGTGTGCGGCTACTGCGCCGTCGGCCTGGCGAGGAACGGCGCCGTCCCGCCCGGCGCCGCAGGATACGGCGCCGGGCTCGGCGTACTCGCGCTGGTCGCGCACATCGCGGTGCGCCTGCGCGCGCCGTACGCCGACCCGCTGCTCCTGCCCATCGCCGTACTGCTCAACGGGCTGGGCCTGGTGCTGATCTACCGGCTTGACCTGGAGACACCGGGCGACGAGGCCGCGCCCGCCCAACTGGTGTGGTCCACGCTGGGCGTGGGGCTGTTCATCCTGGTGGTGCTGGTGCTGCGCGACCACCGGTGGCTCCAGCGCTACGCCTACCTCGGTGTCGCCAGCGCGCTCGCCCTGCTCACGATGCCGATCCTCTTCCCCGCCGTCAACGGCGCCCGCATCTGGATCCGGGTGGGCGAGCTCTCCATCCAGCCGGGCGAGTTCGCGAAGGTGCTGCTCGCGGTGTTCTTCGCCGCGTACCTGGCCGCCAACCGCGGCGCGCTGGCGTACAGCGGCCGCCGGGTGTGGCGGCTGCAACTGCCCACCGGCCGGGTGCTGGGGCCGGTGGTCACGGTCTGGCTGCTGAGCGTCTGCGTACTGGTTCTGGAACGCGACCTCGGCACCTCGCTGCTGTTCTTCGGGCTGTTCGTCGTCATGCTGTACGTGGCCACCGGCCGCATCGGCTGGATCGCGGTCGGGGTGCTCCTCGCGACGGCCGGCGCGGTCGCCGTCGGCTCGCTGGAGCCGCACGTGCACAGCCGGTTCGAGGAGTGGCTGCACCCGTTCGCGTCCATCGAGGCCGGTCAGGGGCCCGGCCAGGTGGCCCAGTCGCTGTTCTCCTTCGCGGCGGGCGGGGTGACCGGCACCGGGCTGGGCCTCGGTCACTCGATCCTCGTCGGCTTCGCCGTCAAGTCGGACTTCATCCTGGCCACCGCCGGGGAGGAACTGGGTCTGGCCGGGCTGTCCGCGGTCTTCCTGCTGTACGCGCTGTTCGTCGAGCGCGGCTACCGGGCCGGCCTCGCCCTGCGCGACCCCTTCGGCCGGCTGCTCGCGACCGGGCTCGCCTCGCTCATGGCGCTCCAGGTGTTCGTGATCGCGGGCGGGGTGACCGGCCTGATCCCGCTGACCGGACTGGCGATGCCGTTCCTGGCGCAGGGCGGCTCGTCGGTCGTGACCAACTGGACGATCGTCGCGCTGCTGATCCGGGTGAGCCATGTGGCGCGCCGGGACTACGACGGGACGGTGGCCCCGTGACCCGTGAGGAGGCCGTCCGTTGACCCGGTGCATCCGGCATGCCGCGGCCTTCTGCGTGCTGCTGCTGGTGGCGCTCCTGGTGAACATCGCCTGGTTGCAGGTGCTCCAGAGCCCGACGTACGGCGGCAACCCGGCCAACCGCCGTCCCGCCATCGCCCGTTATCAGCAGCCGCGCGGCGAGATCCTGGTCGGCGGCCGGCCGGTCACCGGCTCCAAGGACACCCGGGAGCAACTGCGCTTCGAACGGACCTACACGGACGGGCCGTTGTACGCGCCGGTGACCGGCTTCGCCTCGCAGCTGTACGGGACGACGCTCCTGGAGTACTCCGAGGACGCGGTGCTGTCGGGCTCCGATCCGATGCTCGCCGGGTTCGGGCTGTGGCGGGGCGTCGCGGGCGGGCGGAGCCCGGGCGGGAATGTGGTGACGACGATCGACCCGGCCGCCCAGCGGGCCGCGTTCGAGGGGCTGGGCGGACGCAAGGGGGCGGTCGCGGCGATCGAGCCGACGTCGGGGCGGATCCTGGCGCTGGTGTCCACGCCCTCGTACGACCCCTCGCTGCTGTCCGGGAACAGGCCGGCGGTGTCGGCGGTGTGGGCACGGCTGAACGAGGACCCGGAGCGGCCGATGCTGAACCGGGCGGTGCGGCAGACGTATCCGCCGGGGTCGACGTTCAAGGTGGTCACCGCGGCGGCCGCGCTGGACGCGGGCGTGGTGCAGGATCTGGACGAGCCGACCGACTCCCCCGACCCGTATCTGCTGCCGGGCACGAATACGTGGCTGTACAACGAGGCCGACGGCTGCGCGAACGCCTCCCTGCGGCATGCGTTCGAGTGGTCGTGCAACACGGTGTTCGCGAAGCTGGGCGTGGACGTGGGGGTGCGGGGCATGCGGGCCGCGGCGGAGGGGTTCGGCTTCAACGACAAGAAGGTGAGGATTCCCTTCTCGGTCTCGCCGAGCACGTTCGACACCCGGGTGGACCGGGCGCAGCTCGCGCTGTCGTCGATCGGGCAGTACAACACGCGGGCCACTCCGCTTCAGATGGCGATGGTGGCGGCCGCGGTCGCGAACGGCGGGCAGGCGCGGTCGCCGTACCTCGTGGAGCGGACCACCCGCCAAAACGGGGGCACGGTCTCCACGGCCGGCTCCCGGCCCGCGCGGCAGGTGATGCTTCCGGCGACCGCGGCGCGGCTGAAGGAGCTGATGACCGACGTGGTCACCGAGGGCACCGGCGGGAACGCGGCGATCCCCGGGGCCACGGTGGGCGGCAAGACCGGCACCGCCCAGCACGGCCTGGGCAACGCCGGTACGCCGTACGCCTGGTTCGTCTCCTGGGCGCAGGGCGACGACGACGTGGAGCCGAGGGTCGCGGTCGCGGTGGTGGTGGAGGACGCGTCCGCGCGGCGGGGCGACATCAGCGGGGGCGGTACGGCGGCGCCGATCGCCAAGGCGGTGATGGAGACGGTGCTGCACGCGCCGCCCGCTGGGTGAGACGGGGGTGCCCGGGGGCACCGTGGCCGCCCTACCGTTCGGGCATGACGATTCCGGCATCGGTGCACGAACTCGCCCAGGTCAACATCGCCCGCCTCAACGCCCCCCTGGACGCACCGCAGTTGAAGGACTTCGTGGACGCGCTCGACCCGGTGAACGCCGACGCGGACGCCGCGGACGGTTTCGTCTGGCGGCTGAAGAGCGACTCCGGCAACGCGACGGACGTGGCGGTGTTCGGCGACGCGTGGCTGATCGTCAACATGTCGGTGTGGCGGGACGCGAACGCCCTGACGGCCTACATGTACCGGGGCCGGCACCGGGAGATGCTCGCCCGCCGCCGGGAGTTCTTCGAGCGGCCGACGGAGGCGGTCACCGCGCTGTGGTGGGTTCCGGCGGGTCACCGTCCTACGGTCGCGGAGGCGGAGAAACGGCTCCTCCACCTCCGTGCGCACGGTCCGACGGAGTACGCGTTCACCCTGCGGGCGTCGTTTCCGCCCCGGCAGGCGGTGCCGGTGGCCGGTGGGGCGCCCGAGCAGCCGGGTGATCAGCCGGTGAGGCGCTGACCCTCCTCGACCGCCTCCTCGACCTCCGCCACCCGCTCCCGCTCCTCGGCCGCGAAGCGTTCCGCGTCCAGTTTCTCGGCGATCTCCTCGTCCTGGGCCATGAGCTGATCCAGGCTGGAGTCGCCCATCTCGAAGACGCCCATGTCGACGTAGGCCTGCTGGAGGCGTTTGCCCCACAGGCCGATGTCCTTGACGCAGGGGACGATGCGACTGAAGAGCAACTGGCGGAAGAGCCGGAGGAATTCGGAGTGCTCGCTGAGTTCGTCGGCCTCCGCCCTGGGGATGCCGAAGTTCTCCAGGACCTCCACCCCGCGCAGCCGGTCGCGCATCAAGTAGCAGCCCTCGATGACGAACTCCTCGCGTTCGCGCAGTTCGGCGTCGGTGAGCTGCCGGTAGTAGTCGCGCAGGGCCATGCGGCCGAAGGCGACGTGGCGGGCCTCGTCCTGCATGACGTAGGCGAGGATCTGCTTGGGCAGAGGCTTGTTCGTGGTGTCGCGGATCATGCCGAAGGCCGCCAGGGCGAGGCCCTCGATCAGCACCTGCATGCCCAGGTACGGCATGTCCCAGCGGCTGTCGCGGAGGGTGTCGCCGAGGAGGGACTGGAGGTTGTCGTTGATCGGGTAGAGCATCCCGATCTTCTCGTGCAGGAAGCGACCGTAGATCTCGGCGTGCCGGGCCTCGTCCATGGTCTGGGTCGCCGAGTAGAACTTGGCGTCCAGGTCGGGGACGGACTCCACGATCCGCGCGGCGCAGATCATCGCGCCCTGCTCGCCGTGCAGGAACTGGCTGAACTGCCAGGACGCGAAGTGGCGGCGCAGTTCGGCCTTGTCACGGTCGGTCATCTTCGCCCAGTGCGGGGTGCCGTAGAGGGTCATCGCCTCCTCGGGGGTGCCGAGCGGATCGTACGGGTCCACCTCCAGATCCCAGTCGATCCGCTTCTGACCGTCCCACTGCTTGTCCTTGCCCTTCTGATAGAGGGCGAGGAGGCGGTCGCGGCCGTCGTCGTACTCCCAGCTGAATCGAGCCGCACCGGTCGCGGGGACCTGCCAGCACGAGTCCCCCGGATTCCTGGCGTACAGGTCGTAGGTCGGCATACTTCGCAGGTTCACACGTAGACGTTGAGTCAACAAGTCGCGCGCAAGCCATTGACTGGCTTACTGACAGGCAGTCTCATAAGAGGCGGAGAACCTGACCCTCGGGTAACCAGCCGACCCGGCCACATCCCGTACGACGAGGTGGGACAGCCATGACGACCGTGACGGAAGACGGCGCGCTCTCAGGCCTGCGCGACGCGCTCGGCCTGCTCAAGGACCGGGAGCAGGTGGCCGAGCGGCTGCTCGACTCTTCCGCCAAGCACTCCTTCGACCCGGACAGGGAACTGGACTGGGACGCGCCCTTCGAGGAGGGCAAGTGGTTCTGGCCGCCGGAGCTGGTGTCGCTGTACGACACACCGCTGTGGAAGCGGATGGGCGAGGAGCAGCGGATCCTGCTCTCCCGGCACGAGGCAGCGGCGCTCGCCTCGCTCGGCATCTGGTTCGAGCTGATCCTCATGCAGCTGCTCGTACGGCACATCTACGACAAGGCGGCCACGAGCGCGCACGTGCGGTACGCGCTGACCGAGATCGAGGACGAGTGCCGGCACTCGAAGATGTTCGCCCGCGTCATATCGCGGGGCGAGACGCCCTGGTACCCGGTGAGCCGGGCGCACCAGAACCTCGGCCGGCTCTTCAAGACGATCTCCACGACCCCCGGGTCCTTCACCGCGACCCTGCTCGGTGAGGAGGTCCTGGACTGGATGCAGCGGCTGACGTTCCCGGACGAGCGGGTGCAGCCGCTGATCCGGGGCGTCACGCGGATCCACGTCGTGGAGGAGGCGCGCCATGTCCGTTACGCCCGCGAGGAGTTGCGCCGGCAGATGATGACGGCGCCGAAGTGGTCGCAGGAGTTCACCCGGATCACCTCGGGCGAGTTCGCCCGGGTCTTCTCGGTCGCCTTCGTCAACCCCGAGGTGTACACGAACGTGGGCCTCGACAAACGGGAGGCGATGGCCCAGGTGAAGGCGAGCGAGCACCGGCGGGAGGTCATGCAGACGGGCGCGAAGCGCCTGACGGACTTCCTGGAC from Streptomyces sp. 6-11-2 encodes:
- a CDS encoding Ku protein; this encodes MRSIWNGAISFGLVSIPIKLVNATESHTISFRQIHTEDGGRIRYRKVCELEDREVTQAEIGKAYEDADGSIIPITDEDLAHLPLPTAKTIDIVAFVPADRIDPLQMENAYYLAASGAPAAKPYTLLREALKRSQKVAIAKFALRGRERLGMLRVVDDVIAMHGLLWPDEIRVPQGVAPDVDVTVRDKELDLADALMDTLGEVDIQDLHDEYREALEEVIAAKTAGEAPPEAPEPAPGGKVLDLMAALEKSVRAAKRSRGEEVEEEAAGEPAKEAEEAEVRHLPRGKRAGAAAKRTTAGKPAPAAKKTAAKKTAAAAKKSTSKAAQSSRSAKKTASTAKSTAKKTPAKKTASRKRTA
- the ligD gene encoding non-homologous end-joining DNA ligase, translated to MAPITEVEGRRLALSNLDKVLYPASGFTKGEVLHYYATAADALLPHLRDRPVSFLRYPDGPDGQVFFAKNVPPGTPEWVTTTEVPRSAGAARMVLVQDLPSLMWAANLVTEFHTPQWLAEAPEEADRLVFDLDPGAPASVVDCCRVALWLRERLAEDGIEAHAKTSGSKGLHLLAAVRGASSARTSEYAKGLAVEAERAMPDLVLHRMTRSLRPGKVFVDWSQNAARKTTAAPYTLRARREPAVSAPVTWEEVAGCRAPGRLEFRARDIVPRLRDHGDLLAPLLDPGRAAALP
- a CDS encoding nuclease-related domain-containing protein; protein product: MSGHRGLRVIPTWRHGQERLYVCRPDGRNIAWYDREAARVNLLSEGEQEDVLQALGPFLTGPVAVGPPPVPTPAELARLSLHPDDDLAPNRPGEALLIALDREPAPAHRIRPDPRRRALTAEQTVGEALDHLDGAGWHALHSVPLPGGDRIHHLVIGPGGLFAVHALYARKQRVRIDDPMVALGRHDPAPLLRDLRGRADRASYALTAEVRPLLVLTDPAALRVTARPRGVRVLEPADLGNLTRLGALLKPADVEALHAMARDRRTWERV
- a CDS encoding dual specificity protein phosphatase family protein encodes the protein MRTHRKQPDVPAPDSPWSEIVPGMWMGGHEFRTHSGQLELAVVRDEFDLVQTLLRLPGHGPDPGVEHHVWPIPDGPLDGTQLTGVMRLARAACDAVDQDRRVLVRCYSGYNRSGLVIAHALVRQGRSAEEAIRLIRARRSPWALHNDLFVDYLRTGLSTARLLEELAE
- a CDS encoding HAMP domain-containing sensor histidine kinase, whose translation is MRVALPRWAGTLAVKSAAFITVMCCALAALLGVLVHVSVTDQTVGQARTLALSRLKDATTAFESGDTLLPGAGVDPEGLPERLRRLAASGQRGTMVDMHHGRPTMWAAGPADRGRTLAVAVDYSQQARTIDALDQSILWSSLLAIGATLLVGAFAVTRVTRRLHATARVARRISAGDLDARVHDPLTRDASRPHDEVAAVAAALDSMASSLQGKLLAEQRFTADVAHELRTPLTGLHAAAELLPPGRPTELVRDRVAALRTLTEDLLEISRLDTGRELPVLDTGYLGSVAERAVRAASAAGAAAGTDTRVRVVRDVYVETDRRRLERVLGNLVANAHSHGRPPVVLTVDGPVVTVRDHGDGYPEYLVAHGPQRFRTEGGATGHGLGLTIALGQAEVLGARLEFANAPEGGAVATLTLPQEPPAPSGPDAAGGTVRDDAGPADTASR
- a CDS encoding SH3 domain-containing protein gives rise to the protein MSPLSPLTRLAVAAATGALLSTVAAAPAAADDGGRSGHRTAAAQHSTPPRPSTAGQEDGTPDHRHPRSYRGVVTARGGLALRTHPDRDSRVLQVARPGRLVWIHCKTLGPRVNGNRVWYLLSDGIWAWGSARHIANVGPSPRWC
- a CDS encoding FtsW/RodA/SpoVE family cell cycle protein, which encodes MTQAGTAVAATAPSAPADRLPRRRGVELFLIVLAVLLPVCGYCAVGLARNGAVPPGAAGYGAGLGVLALVAHIAVRLRAPYADPLLLPIAVLLNGLGLVLIYRLDLETPGDEAAPAQLVWSTLGVGLFILVVLVLRDHRWLQRYAYLGVASALALLTMPILFPAVNGARIWIRVGELSIQPGEFAKVLLAVFFAAYLAANRGALAYSGRRVWRLQLPTGRVLGPVVTVWLLSVCVLVLERDLGTSLLFFGLFVVMLYVATGRIGWIAVGVLLATAGAVAVGSLEPHVHSRFEEWLHPFASIEAGQGPGQVAQSLFSFAAGGVTGTGLGLGHSILVGFAVKSDFILATAGEELGLAGLSAVFLLYALFVERGYRAGLALRDPFGRLLATGLASLMALQVFVIAGGVTGLIPLTGLAMPFLAQGGSSVVTNWTIVALLIRVSHVARRDYDGTVAP
- a CDS encoding penicillin-binding transpeptidase domain-containing protein, whose amino-acid sequence is MTRCIRHAAAFCVLLLVALLVNIAWLQVLQSPTYGGNPANRRPAIARYQQPRGEILVGGRPVTGSKDTREQLRFERTYTDGPLYAPVTGFASQLYGTTLLEYSEDAVLSGSDPMLAGFGLWRGVAGGRSPGGNVVTTIDPAAQRAAFEGLGGRKGAVAAIEPTSGRILALVSTPSYDPSLLSGNRPAVSAVWARLNEDPERPMLNRAVRQTYPPGSTFKVVTAAAALDAGVVQDLDEPTDSPDPYLLPGTNTWLYNEADGCANASLRHAFEWSCNTVFAKLGVDVGVRGMRAAAEGFGFNDKKVRIPFSVSPSTFDTRVDRAQLALSSIGQYNTRATPLQMAMVAAAVANGGQARSPYLVERTTRQNGGTVSTAGSRPARQVMLPATAARLKELMTDVVTEGTGGNAAIPGATVGGKTGTAQHGLGNAGTPYAWFVSWAQGDDDVEPRVAVAVVVEDASARRGDISGGGTAAPIAKAVMETVLHAPPAG
- a CDS encoding DUF3291 domain-containing protein, whose amino-acid sequence is MTIPASVHELAQVNIARLNAPLDAPQLKDFVDALDPVNADADAADGFVWRLKSDSGNATDVAVFGDAWLIVNMSVWRDANALTAYMYRGRHREMLARRREFFERPTEAVTALWWVPAGHRPTVAEAEKRLLHLRAHGPTEYAFTLRASFPPRQAVPVAGGAPEQPGDQPVRR
- a CDS encoding ferritin-like domain-containing protein: MPTYDLYARNPGDSCWQVPATGAARFSWEYDDGRDRLLALYQKGKDKQWDGQKRIDWDLEVDPYDPLGTPEEAMTLYGTPHWAKMTDRDKAELRRHFASWQFSQFLHGEQGAMICAARIVESVPDLDAKFYSATQTMDEARHAEIYGRFLHEKIGMLYPINDNLQSLLGDTLRDSRWDMPYLGMQVLIEGLALAAFGMIRDTTNKPLPKQILAYVMQDEARHVAFGRMALRDYYRQLTDAELREREEFVIEGCYLMRDRLRGVEVLENFGIPRAEADELSEHSEFLRLFRQLLFSRIVPCVKDIGLWGKRLQQAYVDMGVFEMGDSSLDQLMAQDEEIAEKLDAERFAAEERERVAEVEEAVEEGQRLTG